The nucleotide sequence ACCCGCAGGCACATCGTGCTTCACACAGGCCACGCCGGCGCCATCCTGCCCTCGATTGTGCTGCTTTTCCATCAGCAGAAACAACTTGGTGAAACCCCAGAGCGGCGTGCCGTATTTCTCCTGATAATACTGGAGCGGCTGCTTCAGCCGCACCATGGCAATACCGCACTCGTGTGTCAGCTTATCGCTCATGGGGAGCCCAAGTGATGAAGTCGCGGCAAAGCGCCGCGGGTGAAGACGAGGCCGACATGGGGGCCATGGTTTCAGGTGTGTTTCTCACGGACGATAAAGGCCCGTAATCACGGGGCGCAGGCTGAACCGGTCAACGGCTTTTTCCCCGTTTGCCACTAAATCGTCACGAGACCACCGCCCCGCTTGACCGGTCCGGTTTGGTTTGGGACGGTCGCGCCCTCCGACCATGTTGATCCTGCGCGGCTCCCCTGCTCTCTCGCCTTTCCGGCTTCAAAAACTTTCCGACGGCCTCACTGCGGCCCGCATCCCGGTTCGCTCCCTCGCCGCCGAGTTTGTGCACGTGGTCGAAACCACCCGTGATCTCTCGACCGAGGAGCACGCCGTGTTGGAAAAAATCCTCACCTACGGTCCCCGCCGCTCCGGCGAACATCTTTCCGGCCTGATCCAAGTCGTCGCCCCCCGTCCCGGCACGATCTCACCGTGGTCGTCCAAGGCCACCGACATCGCCCACATTTGCGGATTGACCGCCGTGACGCGTATCGAGCGCGTCGTCGCCTTCACCCTCACCTTCGACAACGCCGCCCTGCCCAAACCGTTGTCCAACCTCACCGCGCCGCAACTCACTGCCCTGCGCGGCGCGCTCCACGACCGGATGACCCAGGTCGTCTTCAATGCAATCGACGACTGTGCGGCGCTTTTCCGCCACGAATCCCCCCGGCCCATGACGTCGGTCCCGGTCCTGGCCGAGGGTCGCGCCGCGCTCGACGCCGCCAACACCTCCCTCGGTCTCGCCTTGGCCGATGACGAGATCGACTACCTCGTCGACGCGTTCACCAAACTCCAACGCGACCCGAACGACATCGAACTCATGATGTTCGCGCAGGCCAACTCCGAGCACTGTCGTCACAAGATCTTCAACGCGTCCTGGGATATCGACGGCGAAGCGCAGGCCAAGTCGCTCTTCGCCATGATCCGCAACACCTACCAGTTGCACAGCGAAGGCATCCTCTCCGCTTACAAGGACAACGCCTCCGTGCTCGCCGGCTCCCGCGGCGGCCGGTTCTACGTCGACCCCCGCTCCGGCGACTACGCGGCGCATGACGAGGACATCCACATTCTCTGCAAGGTGGAGACGCACAACCACCCGACCGCCATCTCGCCCTTCCCGGGTGCCGCCACGGGTTCCGGCGGCGAGATCCGCGACGAAGGCGCCACCGGTCGCGGTTCCAAGCCCAAAGCCGGCCTGAACGGCTTTACCGTCTCCAACCTCAAGCTTCCCGGCGCGATCCAGCCATGGGAGCAGGACAACGGCAAACCCGACCGCATCGTCTCGGCCCTCGACATCATGATCGAAGGCCCACTCGGCGGCGCCGCGTTCAACAACGAGTTCGGCCGCCCCGCCATCAACGGCTACTTCCGCACGTTCGAGGCGGCGGTGCCGGTCGCCTCGAAAAGAGTCGAAGGGAAAAGTTTAAGTTCAAGTGAATCGACCAGCGAGACGGCACCCGATTCGTCGCCTTCAACCTCAACTTCCAACTTAAACTGCCGCGGAGTTCCAATGGAGCTCCGCGGTTACCACAAACCCATCATGCTCGCGGGCGGTCTGGGTAACATCAAAGCCGCCCACGTCGAAAAGGGCGCCATCCATCCCGGCGACAAACTCATCGTGCTCGGCGGTCCCGCCATGCTCATCGGTCTCGGCGGCGGCGCGGCCTCCTCCATGGCCAGCGGGTCCGGCAGCGAGGATCTCGATTTTGCCAGCGTGCAACGCGAAAACCCCGAGATGGAGCGCCGTTGCCAGGAGGTCATCGACCGCTGCTGGGCACTCGACGACGATAACCCGATTTCATTCATCCACGACGTCGGCGCGGGCGGCATCTCCAACGCCTTCCCCGAGCTCGTCAACGACGGCGGCCGCGGCGGCAAATTCGACCTGCGCCAAGTCCCCAACGACGAGCCCGGCATGGCGCCGCACGAGATCTGGTGCAACGAATCCCAGGAACGCTACGTCATGGCCGTCCCGGTCGACCGCCTCGCCATGTTCGAAGCCATCTGCGTCCGCGAACGTTGCCCTTTCGCCGTGGTCGGTGAAGCGACCGCCGAGCAGACGCTCGTGCTGACCGACCCGCATTTCGGCAATACCCCGATCGACATGCCACTGAATGTGTTGCTCGGCAAACCACCGCGCATGCACCGCCGCGAGACTTCCCTCGCCCGCCCGCAGCTGCCGCTCGATCTCAACGGCATTACCCTCGCCGAAGCCGTGCGGCGCGTGCTCGTTCACCCGACCGTCGCCGACAAAACGTTTCTCATCTCGATCGGTGATCGCACCGTCACCGGCCTTATTTCCCGCGACCAAATGGTCGGCCCCTGGCAAGTCCCCGTCGCCGATTGCGCCGTCACGGCCGCGACCTTCGACGTCAACTCCGGCGAGGCCATGGCCATGGGCGAACGCACGCCCGTCGCCGTTAACAACGCCGCCGCCTCCGCCCGCCTCGCCGTCGGCGAAGCGCTCACCAATCTCGCCGCCGCGCAAATCGGCGCGCTCGGCAAAGTCAACCTGTCCGCCAATTGGATGGCCGCCCCCGCCGTGCCCGGCGACGCCGCCGATCTCTACGCCGCCGTGAAAGCGGTCGGCATGGAACTCTGCCCGGCCCTCGGCATTACGATTCCCGTCGGCAAAGACTCCATGTCGATGTCCACGGTTTGGTCCGACGCAGGCACTGAAAAACGCGTCACGGCCCCGACCTCCCTCATTGTTTCCGCGTTTGCTCCCGTCACCGACATCCGCCGCTCGCTCACCCCGCAACTCGTCCAAGACGAAGAGTCGACCCTGCTGCTCATCGACCTCGGTCGCGGTCGCAACCGCCTCGGTGGCTCGATCCTCGCGCAAGTCGTTTCGCAGATGGGCGAAGCCACGCCCGACGTAAACTGCCCCATCGACCTCAAGGGATTCTGGTCCGTCATCCAAAAACTCGGCGCCGAACAAAAACTCCTCGCCTACCACGACCGCTCCGACGGCGGCCTACTTGCAACCGCCGTGGAAATGGCCTTCGCCGGCCACATTGGCGTGACGCTCGAACTGCCCGTAGGCCGTCAGCTTGCTGACGCTCCAGCAGCCGGGGAAAGCGCGAGCAAGCTCGCGGCCTACACGGAAACCGACGTGTTTTCCGCGCTCTTCGCCGAGGAGCTCGGCGCGGTCATCCAAGTCGCCGACACCGATCTCGAATACGTCGAAACCACCTTGGCCGATCACGGACTCGATGTCTGCACCTCACGTATTGGTAAGCTCAATA is from Synoicihabitans lomoniglobus and encodes:
- the purL gene encoding phosphoribosylformylglycinamidine synthase; this encodes MLILRGSPALSPFRLQKLSDGLTAARIPVRSLAAEFVHVVETTRDLSTEEHAVLEKILTYGPRRSGEHLSGLIQVVAPRPGTISPWSSKATDIAHICGLTAVTRIERVVAFTLTFDNAALPKPLSNLTAPQLTALRGALHDRMTQVVFNAIDDCAALFRHESPRPMTSVPVLAEGRAALDAANTSLGLALADDEIDYLVDAFTKLQRDPNDIELMMFAQANSEHCRHKIFNASWDIDGEAQAKSLFAMIRNTYQLHSEGILSAYKDNASVLAGSRGGRFYVDPRSGDYAAHDEDIHILCKVETHNHPTAISPFPGAATGSGGEIRDEGATGRGSKPKAGLNGFTVSNLKLPGAIQPWEQDNGKPDRIVSALDIMIEGPLGGAAFNNEFGRPAINGYFRTFEAAVPVASKRVEGKSLSSSESTSETAPDSSPSTSTSNLNCRGVPMELRGYHKPIMLAGGLGNIKAAHVEKGAIHPGDKLIVLGGPAMLIGLGGGAASSMASGSGSEDLDFASVQRENPEMERRCQEVIDRCWALDDDNPISFIHDVGAGGISNAFPELVNDGGRGGKFDLRQVPNDEPGMAPHEIWCNESQERYVMAVPVDRLAMFEAICVRERCPFAVVGEATAEQTLVLTDPHFGNTPIDMPLNVLLGKPPRMHRRETSLARPQLPLDLNGITLAEAVRRVLVHPTVADKTFLISIGDRTVTGLISRDQMVGPWQVPVADCAVTAATFDVNSGEAMAMGERTPVAVNNAAASARLAVGEALTNLAAAQIGALGKVNLSANWMAAPAVPGDAADLYAAVKAVGMELCPALGITIPVGKDSMSMSTVWSDAGTEKRVTAPTSLIVSAFAPVTDIRRSLTPQLVQDEESTLLLIDLGRGRNRLGGSILAQVVSQMGEATPDVNCPIDLKGFWSVIQKLGAEQKLLAYHDRSDGGLLATAVEMAFAGHIGVTLELPVGRQLADAPAAGESASKLAAYTETDVFSALFAEELGAVIQVADTDLEYVETTLADHGLDVCTSRIGKLNTDYAFRVTRDGEPLLDENLSDLRAIWSDVTRRMATLRDNPACAESEFQLKLDPTDPGITPKVSFSLSGSQISDLKFEIAGAAHVRPPVAVLREQGVNGQVEMAAAFDRAGFRAVDVHMTDILSGRVSLADFRGLAVCGGFSYGDVLGAGEGWAKSILFNERARAEFTAFFAREDTFALGVCNGCQMLSNLKSIIPGAEAWPHFVQNQSERYEGRYVSLKIEESPSILFKDMAGSVLPIAVAHGEGYAEFADRATAEAFSTSGQVAARYCDNHHAPTETYPLNPNGSPLGMTALTTTTGRVTIMMPHPERVFRSRCMSWAPSEWPEDSPWMKLFRNAREWVG